One window of Perca flavescens isolate YP-PL-M2 chromosome 15, PFLA_1.0, whole genome shotgun sequence genomic DNA carries:
- the si:ch211-51c14.1 gene encoding protein kinase C and casein kinase substrate in neurons protein 3, whose translation MSTLPSENSIEDACSRSFWMPGNYQPTVKRTEYAFQACNDIVACFQERARVERQYAQQLSEWSNKWKPVVDSSPLYGSLLKAWQCFLSSADRLASLHASICRSLVSEDGDRVRTWQKDTFHKKLFGGFKESQDIEMGFTRAQKPWAKRLKKLDKARRAYHKVSRKEQAAREREEHSQGNPDVAIDKQKKIQEERELAQQEAEKVRARYEKVLEEVNRYAPRYMEEMESIFDQSQDEERKRIVFLKQAFLSIHKHLDITNNESVRAVYNELHNTLMAIDEHEDLRWWKNTYGPGMPTDWPHFQEWMAEKKTKKGKKEVEKKGTTERSVMIGGVRVRALYDYVGQETDELSFKAGEEFLKIEDEDDQGWCRGMKDGGCEGLYPANYVEVV comes from the exons CCTGGGAACTATCAGCCCACTGTGAAGCGAACAGAATATGCCTTCCAGGCCTGTAATGACATAGTGGCATGTTTCCAAGAGAGAGCTCGCGTGGAGAGGCAGTACGCCCAGCAGCTCAGTGAATGGAGCAACAAGTGGAAGCCAGTAGTGGACTCCA GTCCTTTATACGGATCTCTCCTGAAGGCTTGGCagtgttttctgtcttcagCTGACCGGCTGGCCTCCTTACACGCCTCCATCTGTCGCTCCTTGGTGTCGGAGGATGGAGACCGGGTCAGGACCTGGCAGAAGGACACCTTCCACAAGAAGTTATTTGGAGGCTTTAAGGAGTCCCAGGACATTGAGATGGGCTTCACGCGTGCTCAGAAGCCGTGGGCCAAACGACTTAAAAAG CTGGATAAAGCCAGGCGGGCGTACCACAAAGTGAGCCGTAAGGAGCAGGCAGCCAGGGAAAGAGAGGAACACTCTCAGGGGAACCCAGATGTTGCCATTGACAAACAGAAGAAGATCCAGGAGGAGAGAGAGCTGGCTCAACAGGAGGCAGAGAAG GTTCGGGCCCGGTATGAAAAAGTCCTTGAGGAGGTGAACCGCTACGCTCCACGCTACATGGAGGAGATGGAGTCCATCTTTGACCAATCGCAGGATGAGGAGCGCAAGAGGATTGTCTTCCTCAAGCAAGCCTTCCTCTCCATCCACAAACACCTGGACATTACCAACAACGAGAG TGTGAGGGCCGTATACAATGAGCTCCACAACACACTGATGGCCATTGATGAGCATGAGGATCTTCGCTGGTGGAAAAACACCTACGGGCCCGGTATGCCCACCGACTGGCCTCACTTTCAG gaatGGATGGCCGagaagaaaaccaaaaaagggaagaaagaagTAGAAAAGAAAGGAACAACAGAGAGGAG TGTGATGATTGGAGGAGTGAGAGTAAGAGCTCTGTATGATTATGTTGGCCAGGAGACAGATGAGCTGTCATTTAaagcag GTGAGGAGTTTTTGAAGATCGAGGATGAGGATGATCAGGGCTGGTGTCGGGGGATGAAGGACGGCGGGTGTGAGGGGCTTTACCCAGCCAACTATGTTGAGGTGGTGTAG